A part of Paenibacillus antri genomic DNA contains:
- a CDS encoding class I SAM-dependent methyltransferase, with translation MFVAKDWQDYELIDAGGGERLERWGHVVLRRPDPQIIWPLENENELWRSVAGHYHRSSSGGGQWEYKTKLPDRWTIGYRDLKFYIRPTNFKHTGLFPEQAANWSWMMDKIRGAGRPIRVLNLFAYTGGATVAAAAAGAEVCHVDAAKGMVLWAKENLELSGLAERPVRFITDDVFKFVQREQRRGNKYDGIIMDPPSYGRGTGGEVWKLEESLYPFIQLCTTILSDNPLFFLINSYTTGISPTVLGNIARISLADKYGGRITSGEIGLPITSKDMVLPAGILCRWEEA, from the coding sequence ATGTTTGTTGCGAAAGATTGGCAAGATTACGAATTAATCGACGCCGGAGGCGGCGAGCGATTGGAACGCTGGGGGCACGTCGTCTTGCGGCGCCCGGATCCCCAAATCATATGGCCGCTCGAGAACGAGAACGAGCTTTGGCGTTCGGTCGCCGGCCACTACCACCGCAGCTCCTCGGGCGGCGGACAGTGGGAATACAAGACGAAGCTTCCGGACCGATGGACGATCGGGTACCGCGACCTGAAATTTTACATCCGGCCGACGAACTTCAAGCACACCGGACTGTTCCCCGAGCAAGCGGCGAACTGGTCCTGGATGATGGACAAGATCCGCGGCGCGGGCCGTCCCATCCGCGTACTGAACTTGTTCGCCTATACAGGCGGCGCTACCGTGGCCGCCGCGGCGGCCGGCGCCGAAGTATGCCACGTCGACGCGGCCAAGGGCATGGTGCTCTGGGCGAAGGAAAACCTCGAGCTGTCCGGCCTCGCCGAGCGGCCGGTCCGCTTCATTACCGACGACGTATTCAAGTTCGTTCAGCGCGAGCAGCGGCGCGGCAACAAATACGACGGCATCATCATGGATCCGCCGTCGTACGGACGCGGCACCGGCGGCGAAGTGTGGAAGCTCGAAGAGAGCTTGTATCCGTTCATTCAGCTTTGCACGACGATCCTGTCGGACAATCCGCTGTTTTTCCTGATCAACTCGTATACGACGGGCATCTCTCCGACCGTGCTCGGCAACATCGCTCGAATATCGCTCGCCGATAAATACGGCGGCCGAATTACGAGCGGCGAGATCGGGCTCCCGATCACTTCCAAAGATATGGTGCTTCCCGCGGGCATCCTGTGCCGCTGGGAAGAAGCGTAA
- a CDS encoding CapA family protein: MRLAALLAAASLLFAAGCESAAPAEPAPEQEQAPVAESGSDGAAAPAPEQEPVEPPPPPPPVEATLVAIGDVMMHKPMLPGAYDKETDTYDFSGFFAPLRSLFEGADWAVANLETPIAGDDRGFPGYPMFNAPVALADALVDAGFDVVSTANNHSLDQGFKGLAATLKTLRERGIVPVGTAETQEEADALAIVGKNGVAGAFLSYTYGTNGIPIPKDKPFAVNLIDDARIAADIDRARTAGADFVSVSLHFGNEYQREPNDEQRRLARLAIESGADLVIGHHPHVVQPYERYRVDNPDGTSREGIIMYSLGNFVSNQFGDYKEYGAVLKVTFRKTYQADGAAVTTVAEVDAIPTWVHKYVDGGKTRYRVLSLDEVTLESGDPLLTPRMISTLIAKSEEMNGHLDKLAAAAGTGQAPAAEKE; encoded by the coding sequence ATGCGCCTCGCGGCGCTCCTCGCGGCCGCTTCCCTGCTTTTCGCCGCGGGCTGCGAGTCCGCGGCCCCGGCGGAGCCGGCGCCCGAGCAGGAGCAGGCTCCCGTCGCCGAGAGCGGCTCGGACGGCGCCGCCGCGCCGGCGCCCGAGCAGGAACCTGTCGAACCGCCTCCGCCCCCGCCTCCCGTGGAAGCGACGTTGGTGGCGATCGGCGACGTCATGATGCATAAGCCGATGCTTCCCGGCGCCTATGACAAGGAGACGGATACGTACGATTTTTCCGGATTTTTCGCGCCGCTTCGCTCCCTCTTCGAGGGAGCGGATTGGGCCGTCGCGAATTTGGAGACGCCGATCGCCGGAGACGACCGGGGCTTCCCCGGCTACCCGATGTTCAACGCGCCCGTCGCGTTGGCGGATGCGCTCGTCGACGCCGGCTTCGACGTCGTCTCGACGGCGAACAACCACTCGCTCGATCAAGGCTTCAAGGGTCTCGCCGCGACGCTCAAGACGCTGCGCGAACGCGGGATCGTCCCGGTCGGAACGGCGGAGACGCAGGAGGAAGCCGACGCCCTCGCGATCGTCGGGAAGAACGGCGTCGCCGGCGCGTTCCTGTCGTACACGTACGGCACGAACGGCATCCCGATTCCGAAGGACAAGCCGTTCGCCGTCAACCTGATCGACGACGCCCGAATCGCGGCGGATATCGACCGGGCGCGGACGGCCGGCGCGGACTTCGTAAGCGTATCTTTGCATTTCGGCAACGAGTACCAACGCGAACCGAACGACGAACAACGGCGGCTTGCGCGGCTTGCGATCGAATCGGGCGCGGATCTCGTCATCGGCCACCATCCGCACGTCGTACAGCCGTACGAACGATATCGGGTCGACAATCCCGACGGCACGTCCCGCGAAGGCATCATCATGTATTCTCTCGGCAACTTCGTGTCCAACCAGTTCGGCGATTACAAAGAATACGGCGCCGTCCTCAAGGTCACGTTTCGGAAAACGTACCAAGCGGACGGCGCCGCCGTAACGACCGTCGCGGAAGTCGATGCGATTCCGACCTGGGTCCATAAATATGTAGACGGAGGCAAGACGCGCTACCGTGTATTGTCGCTGGATGAAGTAACCTTGGAGAGCGGCGATCCGCTATTGACGCCTCGCATGATATCCACGTTGATCGCGAAATCCGAAGAGATGAACGGGCACCTGGACAAGCTTGCGGCAGCCGCGGGAACGGGACAAGCCCCGGCCGCGGAAAAGGAATGA
- a CDS encoding phosphatase PAP2 family protein, with protein sequence MTVPITRIPIRRKAGPGRLLLLTALFLAIFFSIGAALESSGVKAFDTSIHDATRSLKGSAADAVARAFDAAGSTVGFAAITLLLAGVFLALRRGWDAVLTAAATVGAWGLNTIAKHVYDRPRPELEALFTADGFGYPSGNATIGAALVGFAAIAFLSEARTPGAKTAIAIAAAALVLLFGATRIYAGVHYPTDIIGGYALGFAYLTVLAVLRRRLLS encoded by the coding sequence ATGACTGTACCTATTACCCGCATCCCGATTCGGCGGAAAGCCGGCCCCGGACGCCTGCTCCTCTTGACGGCGCTGTTCCTTGCGATCTTCTTCTCGATCGGCGCCGCTCTCGAATCTTCCGGCGTCAAGGCGTTCGATACGTCGATTCACGACGCGACCCGAAGCCTCAAGGGATCCGCGGCGGACGCGGTCGCCCGCGCCTTCGACGCGGCAGGCTCGACCGTCGGCTTCGCGGCGATCACGCTGCTGCTCGCCGGCGTATTTCTCGCCCTTCGGCGCGGCTGGGACGCCGTGCTGACGGCCGCGGCGACGGTAGGCGCTTGGGGGCTGAACACGATCGCGAAGCATGTATACGATCGTCCGCGGCCCGAGCTCGAGGCGTTGTTCACGGCCGACGGGTTCGGTTATCCGAGCGGCAACGCTACGATCGGCGCCGCGTTGGTCGGCTTCGCGGCCATAGCGTTCCTGTCGGAGGCGAGGACGCCGGGGGCGAAGACGGCGATCGCGATCGCTGCGGCCGCGCTCGTTCTGCTGTTCGGCGCGACGCGCATTTACGCGGGCGTGCATTACCCCACGGACATTATCGGTGGATATGCATTAGGATTTGCATATTTGACGGTCCTGGCGGTCCTTCGCCGGAGACTGCTATCGTAA
- a CDS encoding MarR family winged helix-turn-helix transcriptional regulator, with protein MYTNEFAKLWFKLTKDLRIHMETQLAPTLTESQLNVLEYVLAADRMKPSDLIHYLATTPAAVTTLLDRMEKNELIERVRDDRDRRIVWIHVTPKGIEEAKRGTEIRESFLTEYLSRISAHNQQLLVYLLGKITNIEHQRIS; from the coding sequence ATGTATACGAACGAGTTTGCCAAGCTATGGTTCAAACTCACGAAGGATTTGCGGATCCATATGGAGACGCAGCTTGCGCCGACGTTGACCGAAAGCCAATTAAACGTTCTCGAGTACGTGCTTGCCGCGGATCGCATGAAACCCTCCGACTTGATCCATTACCTTGCGACGACGCCGGCCGCCGTTACGACGTTGCTCGATCGGATGGAGAAGAACGAGCTGATCGAACGCGTCCGCGACGACCGCGACCGCCGCATCGTCTGGATCCACGTCACCCCGAAGGGGATCGAGGAAGCCAAGCGAGGGACGGAAATCCGGGAAAGCTTCCTGACCGAATACTTGAGCCGGATCTCCGCGCACAATCAACAACTCTTGGTTTATCTGTTAGGGAAAATCACGAATATCGAGCATCAACGGATTTCGTAA
- the gyrA gene encoding DNA gyrase subunit A, with the protein MGTLEQFMPVVMEEVVGERFGRYSKYIIQDRAIPDVRDGLKPVQRRILYAMYEAGNTPDKPYRKSAKTVGDVMGNYHPHGDSSIYEGMVRMAQPWKMAHPLVDGHGNWGSMDDDPAAAMRYTEARLSKIALELLRDIEKRTVQFRDNFDNTTKEPAVLPSRYPNLLVNGVSGISAGFATEIPTHNLREVIDACIKVIEDPFATVEDLMGIVRGPDFPTGGTVMGTDGIREAYNTGRGRVFIRSRTAIEDLRGGKQQIVITEIPYGVVKSKLVTAMETIRIEKKVEGIAEVRDESGRNGLRIVVELKKDADAQGILTYLLKKTDLQIAYNFNMVAIVNKTPKQLGLKEMLVAYVEHQKDVVTRRSRHDLEKAEDRAHVLEGLAKALDILDEVVATIRRSKNRQDAQNNLIAEYGFTERQSDAILTLQLYRLTNLEITSIEKELDEVRKLIAHLRGILGSEMKLLGVIKKELLEIRAQFGIDRRSEIQDEIEELKVSLEVMVTPEDVLVTLSDEGYIKRTSKLSFTRSGGEIEKTGLKEGDFVRELLEVNTIDNLLLFTDKGQYFVLPVHAVPEYKWKDNGTALVNVVPIAKEDRVVAVIPVKDMQEVGRTLLFATKRGQIKRSELKEYATNRTTAIAAVKLAEGDEVIAVWLDTPASTDVLVVTKLGQSIRFSGQEVNTMGRVAAGVRAIALREGDEVVAALPVRGDEGEVLVLSDLGYAKRSLLADYNVQGRGGKGIATFEFKEGKRVKPNGNGLICAVYVRESAGFVAVTKAGKTSGFSSESVPISDLRATGSSVVPVDKGDEVVALVSLKIEG; encoded by the coding sequence ATGGGTACGTTGGAACAATTTATGCCGGTTGTAATGGAAGAGGTGGTCGGCGAACGATTCGGGCGCTACTCGAAGTATATTATTCAGGATCGCGCGATTCCCGACGTGCGCGACGGGCTCAAGCCCGTGCAACGGCGTATATTGTACGCGATGTACGAAGCCGGAAATACGCCGGACAAGCCGTACCGCAAATCCGCGAAGACGGTCGGCGACGTCATGGGCAACTATCATCCGCACGGCGACAGCTCCATCTACGAGGGAATGGTGCGCATGGCCCAGCCTTGGAAGATGGCGCATCCGCTGGTCGACGGCCATGGCAACTGGGGATCGATGGACGACGACCCGGCCGCCGCGATGCGGTATACGGAGGCGCGTCTGTCGAAGATCGCGTTGGAGCTGCTGCGCGATATCGAGAAGCGTACCGTCCAGTTCCGGGACAACTTCGACAACACGACGAAGGAGCCGGCGGTGCTGCCTTCCCGGTACCCGAACCTGCTCGTCAACGGCGTCAGCGGCATCTCCGCGGGCTTCGCGACCGAAATTCCGACGCATAACCTTCGCGAGGTCATCGACGCTTGCATTAAGGTCATCGAGGATCCGTTCGCGACCGTCGAGGATCTCATGGGCATCGTCCGAGGGCCGGACTTCCCGACCGGCGGAACCGTCATGGGCACCGACGGCATCCGAGAGGCCTATAACACGGGTCGGGGCCGCGTCTTCATCCGCAGCCGCACGGCGATCGAGGATTTGCGCGGAGGGAAGCAGCAGATCGTCATTACGGAAATTCCGTACGGCGTCGTAAAGTCGAAGCTCGTGACGGCCATGGAGACGATTCGGATCGAGAAGAAGGTCGAAGGCATCGCGGAAGTGCGCGACGAGAGCGGCCGCAATGGCCTCCGCATCGTCGTGGAGCTGAAGAAGGACGCCGACGCGCAAGGCATCTTAACGTACTTGCTGAAGAAAACGGACCTTCAGATCGCTTACAATTTCAATATGGTCGCGATCGTCAACAAGACGCCGAAGCAGCTGGGACTGAAGGAGATGCTCGTCGCTTACGTCGAGCATCAGAAAGACGTCGTGACGCGCCGTTCCCGGCACGATCTGGAGAAGGCGGAAGACCGCGCTCACGTGTTGGAGGGGCTCGCGAAGGCGCTCGACATCTTGGACGAGGTCGTCGCGACGATCCGCCGCTCGAAAAACCGGCAAGACGCGCAAAACAACTTAATCGCGGAATACGGCTTTACCGAACGCCAATCGGACGCGATCCTGACCTTGCAATTATACCGACTTACGAATCTTGAGATTACTTCGATCGAGAAAGAGCTCGACGAGGTTCGCAAGCTCATCGCGCATCTGCGCGGCATTCTCGGCAGCGAGATGAAGCTGCTCGGCGTCATCAAGAAGGAGCTGCTCGAAATTCGGGCGCAGTTCGGCATCGACCGCCGTTCCGAAATTCAAGACGAAATCGAAGAGCTGAAGGTGTCGCTCGAGGTCATGGTTACGCCGGAGGACGTGTTGGTGACGCTTTCCGACGAAGGGTACATCAAGCGGACGAGCAAGCTGTCGTTCACGCGCTCTGGCGGCGAGATCGAGAAGACGGGGCTGAAGGAAGGCGACTTCGTTCGCGAGCTGCTCGAAGTGAACACGATCGACAATCTGCTCCTGTTCACCGACAAGGGCCAATACTTCGTGCTCCCGGTACACGCGGTGCCGGAGTACAAGTGGAAGGATAACGGCACGGCGTTAGTGAACGTCGTGCCGATCGCGAAGGAAGATCGAGTCGTCGCGGTCATCCCGGTGAAGGACATGCAAGAGGTCGGCCGTACGCTTCTGTTCGCGACAAAACGAGGGCAAATCAAACGGTCGGAGCTGAAGGAGTACGCCACGAACCGGACGACGGCGATCGCGGCCGTCAAGCTCGCCGAAGGCGACGAAGTGATCGCCGTATGGCTCGACACGCCGGCTTCGACGGACGTTCTCGTCGTAACGAAGCTGGGACAGAGCATCCGCTTCTCGGGGCAAGAAGTAAATACGATGGGCCGGGTCGCGGCGGGCGTCCGGGCTATCGCGCTGCGGGAAGGCGACGAAGTCGTAGCGGCCCTGCCGGTACGGGGAGACGAAGGCGAAGTGCTCGTGCTTTCCGACCTTGGGTATGCGAAGCGCTCGCTCTTAGCCGACTACAACGTGCAGGGACGCGGCGGGAAGGGCATCGCGACGTTCGAGTTCAAGGAAGGCAAGCGCGTGAAGCCGAACGGCAACGGCTTGATCTGTGCCGTATACGTTCGCGAATCCGCCGGCTTCGTCGCCGTGACGAAGGCGGGCAAGACGAGCGGCTTCTCTTCGGAGTCGGTGCCGATCTCGGATTTGCGCGCGACCGGATCTTCGGTCGTCCCGGTGGACAAGGGCGATGAGGTCGTCGCGTTGGTTTCGTTGAAAATCGAAGGATAA